The DNA window ATGCCATGGCCGGCAATCCGACGGGGTGCATGGGCCTGGCCGACTATCTCGGATGGGACTTCCGGTCCCAGGGCGGCTTGCCGATCGTCAATGTGCCCGGCTGCCCGATCCAGCCGGAGAACTTCATGGAGACGCTGACCTGGGTGCTCTACCACGCCGCCGGCTCGGCGCCGCCCCCGCCGCTGGACCACATGCTGCGGCCACAGTGGCTGTTCGGCAAGACCGTGCACGAGGGCTGCGACCGGGCCGCCTATTACGAGCAGGCCGACTTCGCCAAGGACTACAACTCGCCCAAGTGTCAGGTGAAGATCGGCTGCTGGGGGCCGGTCATCAACTGCAACGTCCCGAAGCGCGGCTGGATGGGCGGCGTGGGTGGCTGCCCCAACGTCGGTGGCATCTGCATCGGCTGCACCATGCCGGGGTTCCCCGACAAGTTCATGCCGTTCATGGACATGCCGCCCGGGGGCAGCCTGTCCACGCTGCTGATCAAGCCGTACGGCGCGATGATCCGCCGCCTGCGCGGCATCACCAACGGCACCGCCAACCGGGAACCGAAGTGGCACCACAACGGCCCCGAGCTCACCAGCGGCTACAACCCCCGGTGGCGCCCGTACGGTCCGGCGGATCCCCGTCGACAGGCGGCAATCGAGAGGAACAAACCGTGACCGCGACGAAGCCGAAGCCGGCCGGCCAGCAGCCCGGCGAGCTGGTGGAGATGGCGTGGGATCCGATCACCCGGATCATCGGCAACCTCGGCGTCTACACGAAGATCGACTTCGCGAACCGGGTGGTCGCGGAGTGCCACACCACGTCCTCGCTGTTCCGCGGCTACTCGGTGTTCATGA is part of the Micromonospora halotolerans genome and encodes:
- a CDS encoding NADH-quinone oxidoreductase subunit B family protein — encoded protein: MTQNMRDTGAVIPQEHGFDEVTILWISEGMSCDGDSVSMTASGQPAIEDIVLGLIPGLPKVNLHNKVLSPAAGGEEFLAPYRRAARGEMAEPFILVIEGSVPNENINGDGYWTSFGNDENTGEPLTLNWWIDQLAPKAWAVVAAGTCATYGGIHAMAGNPTGCMGLADYLGWDFRSQGGLPIVNVPGCPIQPENFMETLTWVLYHAAGSAPPPPLDHMLRPQWLFGKTVHEGCDRAAYYEQADFAKDYNSPKCQVKIGCWGPVINCNVPKRGWMGGVGGCPNVGGICIGCTMPGFPDKFMPFMDMPPGGSLSTLLIKPYGAMIRRLRGITNGTANREPKWHHNGPELTSGYNPRWRPYGPADPRRQAAIERNKP